The Pseudomonas cavernicola DNA segment CCTCACAACCGATTGCGGCGAAGCGCTCGGCAGCCTCGCCGACCTCTTCACCGTCAAGAATGCAGACCACACCAAAACCTTCGCCGCGCTTCATGCAGGCGCTGATCATATCCAGGTAGCGCGCCTCGAAAATTTGCAAATCGAGCACGCAACCCGGGAATAACACCGCATTAAGGGGAAACAACGGCAACTTCATCAAATGCTCCTTCTTCCGCGGCCCGCTCCCTCGCACCAGTCAGACCCGCCGGCACAAGGCAGCAGGGTAATCACACCAGCAAAGCTACTACTAACGGTAGCAACACTGCCGTGGCCACCCCCATCAAACTCATCGCCAACGCGGCAAAGGCGCCACACTCTTCGCTTTCCTGTAGCGCCCGCGAGGTGCCGACCGCATGCGCGGTCAGGCCCAGGGCCATGCCTTGCGCGGCGTGATGGTGCACTCCACAGCGGCGTAGCAGTTCCGGACCGAGAATCGCGCCAATCACCCCGGTGATCAGCACGAATACCGCAGCCAGGGCGGCGATGCCGCCAATCTGATCGGCCACCAACATCGCAATGGGTGAAGTCACCGACTTCGGCGCCATGCTCATCAGCATCATATGCTCGGCGCCAAACAACCAGGCCAGCGCCACGCCCAATACAGTCGCCACAACCCCGCCGACCACCAGGGTCAGCAAGGTTGGCCAGAACAATTGACGGATCCGCCGCAAGTTAAGAAACAGCGGCACCGCCAGCGCCACGGTCGCCGGACCGAGGAAGATGGTCAGCACCTTGGCGCTTTCACGGTACTCGGCATAGCTCAGGCCGCATGCCAGCAAAACGCCGATCACTGCGAGCATCGATACCAGCACCGGCTGCAAAAACACCCAGCGGGTTTTCTCGTAGGCGCTCAGTGCCAGTTGATAAGCACCGAGGGTCACCCCGACCCCGAACAGCGGATGGTGGATCAGCGCCTGCCAGGCGCCATGCCAGTCAAGGCTCATGTGTCCTCCCGCCGGCGCGCTTGACGCTCGATCAGCTTCTGCATCAGCCAACCGGCGAAGACCAAGGACAATAGCAGCGACAAGCTCAACGCCCCCACCACCGCCCAGAAATCTGCGGCAATCGCCTTGGCATACACCATTACGCCCACCGCTGCGGGCACCAACAACAGCGGCAGATAGCGCAACAAGCTGGAGGCCGCCAACGTCAACGGCTCGCTCACCTCGCCACGCTGCACCAGGAACACCAACAACAACAGCAGACCGATGATCGGCCCGGGCAGCATGGGCAAAAGCAACGCATTGATCGCGGTGCCGAGCAATTGGAACAGCACCAGCCAGGTCAGGCCGCGTAGCAGCATGAGAGTCTCCGATTCAGGTCACAGCGAGCCATTCAACATCACGGCGCGGCAGGGCTATGCGGGCTAAATCCAGGCCGCTGTCGCGTCCTGCAAGATCAAGCCAGACATCCCTCTCAAGGGTCGCCGGCAGCGGATTTAGCTTTCTCAGTTTGCGCCAAAGAATCGCGCCGCGGCTCGTAACAGGCCGTATAACCGAGCGCAGCAATTTTCACACAGGCTGCAAGCCCGGCCATTATAAGCATGCTAAACAAACCGCTATAACTCGCCATTCGCCGTAGCGATCCAGGCTTGACCCCATGCACGGCGCATGATGATCTAGGCCCCCACGAGACATTAATTCAAAAAACAACAAAACCCGTCTCCTCAAGGAGTATCTATGCCGTTCGTACCCGTTGCAGAACTCAAGGATTATGTTGGCAAGGAACTGGGCCGTTCCGACTGGCTGACCATCGACCAAGAGCGCATCAATCAATTCGCCGAATGCACCGGCGACCATCAGTTCATTCACGTCGACCCGGAGAAAGCCAAGCTGACCCCGTTCGGCACCACCATCGCCCATGGCTTCCTCTCGCTGTCGTTGGTGCCGATGCTGATGGAAAAGATCATGATCATGCCTCAGGGCCTGAAAATGGCGGTCAACTATGGCCTGGACAGCGTGCGCTTCATCCAGCCGGTCAAGGTCAATTCCAAGGTTCGGCTGATCGTAACCCTGACCGATGCCAACGAGAAAAACCCCGGCCAATGGCTGCTCAAAGCCAAGGTCGTGCTGGAGATCGAAGGCCAGGAGAAACCGGCCTATATCGCCGAGCCGCTGACCCTCTGTTTCGTCTAAGTCATAACGGTCACAACGGGGTGTAGCAACACTGTTGCTGCACCCCGTTTTCGTTTCCAAGTTGTGATCGCACAGCACGCGCACCAACGGCTTTACGGCATACTTCAGCGATTCCCAAGCCCGACAGGCTCTTCGACCTGGATGTCTCGCATGCGCCGCCTATTTCTTGCCCTCTTGGTCCCACTGGCCCTCGCGCTACTCGCCGCCTGCGGTGAGGGCGAGCCGCTGACCCCACCGAATGCCGTGCTGCCGGATGGCGGCCGTTATCGCGGGGAAGTAGTCAACGGTTTATTGCAGGGCCCAGGCCGAGTGGATTACGCCAATGGCAGCTGGTTCCAAGGCCAGTTCAAGGACGGCCAACCGGAAGGCCCCGGCAAATGGCAGGGGCCGAGTGGCGAGTCCTACGTCGGCGAGTTCCACCAGGGCCTGTTCGATGGCCAAGGCAAGCTCACCTACAGCGACGGCAGCACCTACGAGGGTGGCTTCAAACAGGCCCGGATGGACGGCGAAGGGACCCTCAAGCAAGGTGGCCTGAGCTACCGCGGCGAGTTCAAGCAGGATCGCTACCAAGGCCTCGGCAAACTCGAACGGGCCGACGGCAGCAGTTTCCAGGGCCGCTTCGTGCAGGGGCAACCCAGCGGCGAAGGCCTGCTGATCGACGACAGCGGCAATCAGTTCAGCGGCAACTTCGTGCAGGGCCAACTGAACGGCACGGGCAGCTACAAAAGCAGCGCCGGCGACTTCTACAACGGTGGCTTTCGCGACAACCAGTTCCACGGTAAGGGCCGCTACGAGAATGCCGACGGCGACGTCTGGCTGGGTCAATTCGCCGGGGGGGCGCTGAGCGGCAAAGGCGAATACCACAGCGCCGACGGCAGCCACTATGAAGGCATGTTCCACGACTGGGGTTACCACGGCGAAGGCCGCCTGACACTCGCCGACGGCAGCGTCTACCAAGGCCACTTTGCCTATGGCAGCTACGATGGCCGCGGCAGCCTGACCTTGGCCGACGGCACCGTGCAGGCGGGTATCTGGCAGCACGGGCTGCGCTTGCGTGATAGTCAGGGCAAGGCCCTGCCCGATCCGCTAGAGGTCGGCCTACTGGAACAAGGTCACTTGCTTGAACAAGCCATCGCTGCGCTTCCCGCCTCCACCCCGGCACTTGAGCTCTACAGCCTGACCCTCGCCGGTGACGGCAAGCAGAGCGTGTTTATGCGCGAAGCCGACTACGTCAACCAACTGCTCGGCGAGCGCTTCGGCGCACGCGGCCAGATTACGCTGGCCAACCACCGCGACCATCTCGCCGACCGCCCGCTGGCAACCCGCGAGAGCCTGACCCGTGCGGTGCGCGCGCTAGCCCAACGCAGCGGCCCGGAAGACCTGATCTTCATCTACCTGACCAGCCACGGCTCGCGCAGCCATGAGCTGAGCCTTGATCAGCCGCGCCTGCAACTGGCCGACCTGCCGGCCAGCGAACTGGCCGCGCTGCTGCAACCGCTCAAGGATCGGCACAAGGTCGTGGTGATTTCGGCGTGTTTCTCCGGCGGCTTTATCCCGCCGCTGAAAGACGACAAGACCCTGGTGATGACGGCGGCGCGTAGCGACCGGGTGTCCTTCGGCTGCTCGGAGGAAAATGACTTTACCTATTTCGGTCGCGCCCTGTTCGCCGAAGCCTTGAGCCAAACCGATGATCTGCAACGGGCTTTCAGCCTGGCCAAAGCCAAGGTCGCCGAGCGCGAAAAAGCCGAAGGCTTCGAACCCTCAGAGCCACAGATCTGGGCACCGAAAGCGGTGCTGGCACACTGGCGCAAGCTGCGTGAAAGCCAAGCCGAGCACGCATTCACAGCAACCACAACCGACAAAACCAGCGGCAGGCACTAGACTCACCTGTAACTGCGGAGAGACACAATTCATGTACCTGACGCCCCAGCATATCCTGCTCGCCGGTGCCACCGGCCTGACTGGCGAGCACTTGCTCGATCGCCTGCTCAACGAACCAACGGTGACGCGCGTGCTGGCGCCGACCCGACGGCCACTGGCTGAGCATCCACGCCTGGATAACCCGCTGGGCGAGCTGCCGGCCTTGCTGCCACTGCTGACCGGCCTGCTGGATACAGCCTTCTGCTGCCTCGGCACCACGCTGAAACAGGCCGGCTCGCAGGAAGCCTTCCGCGCAGTCGATCACGACCTGGTACTGGCGGTCAGCCAACGTGCCCGCGCCCTCGGCGCCCGACACTTCCTGGTGATCAGTGCGCTAGGGGCCGACGCCAACTCCTCGGTGTTCTACAACCGCGTCAAAGGCGAGCTTGAAGAAGCCTTGAAGGCGCAGGACTGGCCGCAACTGACGATCGCCCGACCGTCCCTGCTGCTGGGCACCCGAAACGAGTTCCGCCTCGGCGAACGCCTGGCCGCACCGCTGATGCGCTGGGCTCCAGGCAAATATCGCGGCATCCATGCCTGCACCCTGGCCCGCGCGCTCTGGCGCTTAGCCCTGGAAGAACAGGACGGGGTGCGCATCGTCGAGTCGGACGAGCTCAGAAAGCTCGGACGCTAAACGCACCCGTCACCCGGGTGTAAAACTTCAATCCTTCGAGACACCGCACAATTCTCCTGACGTGCACGGCGTCAGTTAATTTTCAGATGAGATCCCGCACCATGAGCACCTCTCCCGCAAACCTCCTCGTCGCGCTTGAAGCGGCCGACATGCTTGAGATTGATGGCCTGTACGCCTGGCAGTTCGAGCTGGCCCTGGACGCCCAGCAGAACGCCGAGCGCGCGCTGGCGATTGAGTGCATGGACGGGCGCACCCTGCGCAAATGGCAGTTCTCCCGAGCCGAACTGCTGGCCGCGACCTTCTCGCCGGCGACGCAGAGCTGGAACCTCACAGGCAGCAGCGGCACGCACGAGCTCAAGTGCCTGTCCGGGGTGACGGCTGACAACTCCGAGCAGGCCTGGGACGCTGAAGACGCTGAAGACGCTTAAGCGAGTCGGCCGTGTTAGCGCCTGGATGAAAAAACCTGATTCAGCATCCGCCACTTTGACCGAATAGCCCGCAGCCGCCGACAGCCGAGCTTGCTATGGTCATGCTCCCGTCGACTAGCGGAATTACCTATGGGTCTCTACAGCCGTCACATCCTGCCGCACCTGATCGACTTCGCCTGCGGCATGGGCGCAGTGATGAAGGCCCGTTCGAAGATTGTCCCGCAGGCCCACGGGCGGGTGCTGGAGATCGGCATTGGTAGCGGCCTGAATCTCGAATTTTATGACCCGGCCAAAGTGAGCAGGATTGTCGGCGTCGACCCGGCGGCCGAAATGCAAACCTTGGCCCGCGAACGCGCGGCCCGGATAGCCATTGCGGTCGAGATGATCCCGCTGGAGCTGGGACAGATCCAGGCCGCCGCTGCCAGCTTCGACAGCATCGTTTGCACCTTTACCCTGTGTACGATTCCGGATGCCGTGGCGGCACTGCAAGAGATGCGCCGAGTGCTCAAACCCGGCGGTCGCCTGCTGTTTTGCGAACATGGTTTGGCGCCGGATCTGCCGGTGGTGCGCTGGCAGAATCGGCTGACACCGCTGTGGAAACCGTTGGCCGGTGGCTGCCACTTGAACCGTGATATTCCGGCGCTGCTCAGCGCCGGCGGCTTTCACATCGGTGAGCTGGACACCCGCTACCTGAAAGGCCCCAAGCCGATGACCTATGTCTATTCCGGCTGGGCCGATTGATCGGCTCTAGATCGCAAGATCGCTAATACCCGCCCGACACACCCAAATCGATACCCAGCGCCGCCGCCAGCGAAAGCGGTAGCAGCAGAGTATCCAGCAACGCGCTGGCGGGCAGGTCGAAGCCCGCGTACTTCGGCGCCTCGGCACCAAAACGATCCAGCGGACAGCAGCCGCCATTCAGCGAGTACCAATCCAGGCGCGTCCCGGCATACACCAGCGGCGCGCCAGGCTTGGCCGCGTTCAACGTGCGTGCGGTTGCGCAACCGAATAGGTTGCCCGCCAGCAGCAGAATCAACAGAAGCCTAATCATCACTGCTCAAATGGTGCTCGCCCCAACGCGGCAGCATATCCTGCGGGATGTTGAGGACGTTGAGGATCCGTGCGACAACGAAGTCGATCAGGTCATCGATGGTCTGCGGCTGATGGTAGAAGCCCGGCGCCGCCGGCAGGATCACCGCACCGAGGTTCGACAGCTTGAGCATGTTCTCCAGATGAATGCTGGAGAACGGCGCCTCGCGCGGCACCAGAATCAGTTGCCGGCGCTCTTTCAGCACCACATCCGCCGCACGCTCGATCAGGTTATTGCAGGCCCCCGTGGCGATGGCCGAGAGTGTGCCAGTCGAGCACGGCACTATCACCATCGCGCTGGGCGCACCGGAGCCGGAGGCCACTGGGGCCATCCAGTCTTCCTTGCCGTACACGCGAATCTGCCCCGCCGCCGCTCCGGTGTACTCGCTGAGAAACGCCTGCATCGCCTGCGGTTTAGTCGGCAGGGTCACGTCCGTCTCCGTGGCCAGCACCAACTGCGCCGCCTTGGAAATCAGGAAATGCACCTCACGTTCTTCCTGTACCAGACAATCGAGCAGGCGCAGGCCGTACTGAGCGCCGGAGGCGCCGGTCATGGCCAGGGTGATGCGTTCCGGACCGCTCATCTCAGCTCTCCAGGGCCGTGGCGAGCTTGCCGTGCAGGCCGCCGAAACCACCGTTACTCATGATCACCACCTGAGTGCCCGGCTGCGCCTGGGCTTTAACTGCGGCGATGATCGCCTCCAGCGAATCACACACCTGCGAGGGCACCGCGCAGGTCGCCGTGGTCGCCGCCAGATCCCAACCGAGGTTGGCCGGCGCGAACCAGAACACCTGATCGGCCTGCTTGACCGAGTCCGGCAAGCCGTCGCGGTGTGCACCGAGCTTCATCGAATTGGAGCGTGGTTCGATGATCGCAATCAGCTTGGCGTCGCCCACCCGCTTGCGCAGACCGTCGAGGGTGGTGGCAATCGCCGTCGGGTGATGGGCGAAGTCGTCATAGATCGTGATGCCGTTGACCTCGGCGACCTTCTCCATCCGCCGTTTGACATTCTTGAACTCGCTCAGCGCGGCGATGCCTTGCCCCGGCACCACGCCGACATGGCGCGCGGCAGCCAGGCAGGCCAAGGCGTTGGCGACGTTGTGTTGGCCGGTCAGTTGCCACTCGACCACGCCTTGCAGCGCACCGTCGAACAGCACCTCGAAACGCGAACCGTCTTCGCTGAGCAATTTGGCCTGCCATTGACCGGCATCACCGGTGGTCTGCACTGGCGTCCAGCAGCCCATCTCGATCACCCGCTTGAGCGCGGTCTCGGCCTGCGGATAGATCACCAGGCCGTCGCTCGGGATGGTGCGCACCAGATGATGGAACTGTCGCTCGATGGCCGCCAGATCAGGGAAGATGTCGGCGTGATCGAACTCCAGGTTATTCAGGATTGCGGTGCGCGGACGGTAATGGACGAACTTCGACCGCTTGTCGAAGAAGGCGCTGTCGTACTCATCGGCCTCGACCACGAAGAACGGCGTGCCACCGAGGCGTGCGGACACGGCAAAATTCTGCGGCACCCCGCCGATCAAAAAGCCCGGGCTCATGCCAGCGTATTCCAACACCCAGGCGAGCATGCCGCTGGTGGTGGTCTTGCCGTGCGTGCCGGCCACCGCCAACACCCAGCGCCCTTGCAGCACATGGTCGGCCAGCCACTGCGGCCCGGAGACATAGGGCAAGCCCTTGTTCAGCACATATTCGATCGCCGGGTTACCGCGCGACAGGGCGTTGCCGATCACCACCAGGTCCGGCGCCGGCTCCAGCTGGGCGGGATCGTAGCCCTGAGTCAGCTCGATGCCTTGAGCCTGCAACTGGGTGCTCATCGGCGGGTAAACGTTGGCGTCGGAACCGGTCACCCGATGGCCCAGCTCTTTCGCGAGAACGGCCAGCGAGCCCATGAAGGTGCCGCAAATGCCCAGAATATGGATGTGCATGATTTACCTTGAAGGCGACCTCGAAAGCGGGCGGCGCAGCCCGAAGAAACTGGCCGGCAGGTTACCGCACGCAACCATGGGGGGCCAGAGCGCTGTCACTGGACGGTAGGGGAATGGCAGCAGTTGTAGGCTGGGTAGAGCCCTGCGGGCGAAACCCGGCTCAATCGCTGCAAATGCTGGGTTTCGCTAACGCTCTACCCAGCCTACGACCTAAATGCGCGTGGGCGCCTACAGGTTTTGCGCTTTGCCACTGCGCGCCCGGGGACACGCACTCAGGTGTGCTGATCCCGCGCAATCGCATGTTTGCGCAGCTTGCGATACAGCGTATTGCGACTGATGCCCAACTGCTCCGCCGCGCGCGTCATGTGCCAGCGCTGGCCTTCCAATGCCGCGAGCAAGGCAGAGCGCTCAGCATCTTCCAGCGGACTGGCCGAGTTCGTCTCATGCTCCGACGCCTGCGGCAGGGCCTGACGGATTTCCAGCGGTAGATCCGCCAGGCGTACGCAGTCATCCTCACAGAGAGCCGTCAGCGTGCGCAGCACGTTACGCAGCTGGCGGACATTGCCGGGCCAGGCATAGTCGAGCAGGGCCTGACGGGCGCTGTCCTCCAGATAAATGTTCTGCCCGCGCGCCTCTTCCGCCAGCAGATGCTCGAGCAACTCCAGCCGATCGGTGCGCGCGCGCAACGACGGCAGATTGAGCACCAGCCCGTTGAGCCGGTAAAACAGGTCTTCGCGGAAGGTGCCGGCCTGCACCCGCTCGCCCAGCTCGCGGTGAGTCGCGCTGATGATGCGCACATTCACTTCTTGCGGCTCGCCCCCGATCGGCACCACCAGGCGATCTTCCAGCACCCGCAGCAAGCGGGTTTGCAGCGCCAGCGGCATATCGCCGATTTCGTCGAGGAACAAGGTGCCGCCATCGGCCTGCTGCAACTTACCGCGCATGCCTTCCTTACGCGCGCCGGTGAAGCTGCCACCACGATAGCCGAACAGCTCGCTCTCGATCAGCGTCTCGGGAATCGCCGCGCAGTTCAGCGCGACGAACGCCTTGTCGGCCCGTGAGCTGGCCTGGTGAACGGCCTTGGCAAAGGCTTCTTTACCGGAGCCGGTCTCGCCATTAATCAGCAACGGCACATCGCGCTCGAAGACCCGCAAGGCCCGGCGAAAATCGCTTTGCAGCGCCGCATCGCCCAGGCATAGAGACGGCGCAGCCACGGCAGGCCCAGCCAGAGTCGGTCGTGCTATAGGCATCGGTACGCTGCGCGGCACACCCCGCAGCATGGCGAA contains these protein-coding regions:
- a CDS encoding LrgB family protein — its product is MSLDWHGAWQALIHHPLFGVGVTLGAYQLALSAYEKTRWVFLQPVLVSMLAVIGVLLACGLSYAEYRESAKVLTIFLGPATVALAVPLFLNLRRIRQLFWPTLLTLVVGGVVATVLGVALAWLFGAEHMMLMSMAPKSVTSPIAMLVADQIGGIAALAAVFVLITGVIGAILGPELLRRCGVHHHAAQGMALGLTAHAVGTSRALQESEECGAFAALAMSLMGVATAVLLPLVVALLV
- a CDS encoding CidA/LrgA family protein, with product MLLRGLTWLVLFQLLGTAINALLLPMLPGPIIGLLLLLVFLVQRGEVSEPLTLAASSLLRYLPLLLVPAAVGVMVYAKAIAADFWAVVGALSLSLLLSLVFAGWLMQKLIERQARRREDT
- a CDS encoding MaoC family dehydratase, translated to MPFVPVAELKDYVGKELGRSDWLTIDQERINQFAECTGDHQFIHVDPEKAKLTPFGTTIAHGFLSLSLVPMLMEKIMIMPQGLKMAVNYGLDSVRFIQPVKVNSKVRLIVTLTDANEKNPGQWLLKAKVVLEIEGQEKPAYIAEPLTLCFV
- a CDS encoding C13 family peptidase, coding for MRRLFLALLVPLALALLAACGEGEPLTPPNAVLPDGGRYRGEVVNGLLQGPGRVDYANGSWFQGQFKDGQPEGPGKWQGPSGESYVGEFHQGLFDGQGKLTYSDGSTYEGGFKQARMDGEGTLKQGGLSYRGEFKQDRYQGLGKLERADGSSFQGRFVQGQPSGEGLLIDDSGNQFSGNFVQGQLNGTGSYKSSAGDFYNGGFRDNQFHGKGRYENADGDVWLGQFAGGALSGKGEYHSADGSHYEGMFHDWGYHGEGRLTLADGSVYQGHFAYGSYDGRGSLTLADGTVQAGIWQHGLRLRDSQGKALPDPLEVGLLEQGHLLEQAIAALPASTPALELYSLTLAGDGKQSVFMREADYVNQLLGERFGARGQITLANHRDHLADRPLATRESLTRAVRALAQRSGPEDLIFIYLTSHGSRSHELSLDQPRLQLADLPASELAALLQPLKDRHKVVVISACFSGGFIPPLKDDKTLVMTAARSDRVSFGCSEENDFTYFGRALFAEALSQTDDLQRAFSLAKAKVAEREKAEGFEPSEPQIWAPKAVLAHWRKLRESQAEHAFTATTTDKTSGRH
- a CDS encoding oxidoreductase, translated to MYLTPQHILLAGATGLTGEHLLDRLLNEPTVTRVLAPTRRPLAEHPRLDNPLGELPALLPLLTGLLDTAFCCLGTTLKQAGSQEAFRAVDHDLVLAVSQRARALGARHFLVISALGADANSSVFYNRVKGELEEALKAQDWPQLTIARPSLLLGTRNEFRLGERLAAPLMRWAPGKYRGIHACTLARALWRLALEEQDGVRIVESDELRKLGR
- a CDS encoding DUF5629 family protein, with product MSTSPANLLVALEAADMLEIDGLYAWQFELALDAQQNAERALAIECMDGRTLRKWQFSRAELLAATFSPATQSWNLTGSSGTHELKCLSGVTADNSEQAWDAEDAEDA
- a CDS encoding class I SAM-dependent methyltransferase — protein: MGLYSRHILPHLIDFACGMGAVMKARSKIVPQAHGRVLEIGIGSGLNLEFYDPAKVSRIVGVDPAAEMQTLARERAARIAIAVEMIPLELGQIQAAAASFDSIVCTFTLCTIPDAVAALQEMRRVLKPGGRLLFCEHGLAPDLPVVRWQNRLTPLWKPLAGGCHLNRDIPALLSAGGFHIGELDTRYLKGPKPMTYVYSGWAD
- a CDS encoding YceK/YidQ family lipoprotein, which translates into the protein MMIRLLLILLLAGNLFGCATARTLNAAKPGAPLVYAGTRLDWYSLNGGCCPLDRFGAEAPKYAGFDLPASALLDTLLLPLSLAAALGIDLGVSGGY
- the ubiX gene encoding flavin prenyltransferase UbiX; its protein translation is MSGPERITLAMTGASGAQYGLRLLDCLVQEEREVHFLISKAAQLVLATETDVTLPTKPQAMQAFLSEYTGAAAGQIRVYGKEDWMAPVASGSGAPSAMVIVPCSTGTLSAIATGACNNLIERAADVVLKERRQLILVPREAPFSSIHLENMLKLSNLGAVILPAAPGFYHQPQTIDDLIDFVVARILNVLNIPQDMLPRWGEHHLSSDD
- the mpl gene encoding UDP-N-acetylmuramate:L-alanyl-gamma-D-glutamyl-meso-diaminopimelate ligase encodes the protein MHIHILGICGTFMGSLAVLAKELGHRVTGSDANVYPPMSTQLQAQGIELTQGYDPAQLEPAPDLVVIGNALSRGNPAIEYVLNKGLPYVSGPQWLADHVLQGRWVLAVAGTHGKTTTSGMLAWVLEYAGMSPGFLIGGVPQNFAVSARLGGTPFFVVEADEYDSAFFDKRSKFVHYRPRTAILNNLEFDHADIFPDLAAIERQFHHLVRTIPSDGLVIYPQAETALKRVIEMGCWTPVQTTGDAGQWQAKLLSEDGSRFEVLFDGALQGVVEWQLTGQHNVANALACLAAARHVGVVPGQGIAALSEFKNVKRRMEKVAEVNGITIYDDFAHHPTAIATTLDGLRKRVGDAKLIAIIEPRSNSMKLGAHRDGLPDSVKQADQVFWFAPANLGWDLAATTATCAVPSQVCDSLEAIIAAVKAQAQPGTQVVIMSNGGFGGLHGKLATALES
- a CDS encoding sigma-54-dependent Fis family transcriptional regulator — its product is MPANHLSRHTQQVLTVAQGKAQSAGPAADPSIARSWLRCLEDYHLDPALTMAPTVLEHARVLECRERLQQVLEIASGEMSSLHQQLSGSGHAVLLTDARGVILNSVTAAAERKTFERAGLWLGADWSEACEGTNGIGTCLIERQALTIHQDEHFRGRHTGLTCSASPVFDSQGDLLAVLDVSSARHEVSRQSQFHTMALVNLSAKMIESCYFLRRFEGQWLLRFHLQAEYVGLFSEGLLAFDGDGRISAVNQSAMNLLGRTRANLLGQPVEAFFDCRLDELLGRASPQPSASWPLRARNGRALFAMLRGVPRSVPMPIARPTLAGPAVAAPSLCLGDAALQSDFRRALRVFERDVPLLINGETGSGKEAFAKAVHQASSRADKAFVALNCAAIPETLIESELFGYRGGSFTGARKEGMRGKLQQADGGTLFLDEIGDMPLALQTRLLRVLEDRLVVPIGGEPQEVNVRIISATHRELGERVQAGTFREDLFYRLNGLVLNLPSLRARTDRLELLEHLLAEEARGQNIYLEDSARQALLDYAWPGNVRQLRNVLRTLTALCEDDCVRLADLPLEIRQALPQASEHETNSASPLEDAERSALLAALEGQRWHMTRAAEQLGISRNTLYRKLRKHAIARDQHT